One window of the Megalops cyprinoides isolate fMegCyp1 chromosome 2, fMegCyp1.pri, whole genome shotgun sequence genome contains the following:
- the jcada gene encoding junctional protein associated with coronary artery disease — protein sequence MYSVEDLLISHGYKAPRNAPSSRELQQQQQRHADRRRDVAEGRASGHGTANGYETDVGAYVCARQAAAAAAVRKGYSSDGECRERAQRRKPSGGNHGDAQPPGDPLTRDSGFYNGARGMYTQPRGERDVSYWRRRGQDFSVLLDYADCREPRGSGFVRPPDGARRTQERQYWDERERDYWRATGDRRCQSLGPEGWRPTASLGRQLSDCEGERRGQEQRHLGTPEGPVDPRTKGKSLSLPRVLSPESLQYVDVSAVGQSVFAGQRLNGSLPHGPPGRYHGESGSRGWWGENGWPVAPGSHGAPLPKPRFSRPLKPPSYEAHQQTWGSSEMLAGDHGLQPQDRSPYAPRQDYFAHEPAGSSVEPPVYIPPPSYERPLLQRAPQKNYADMSDYRLKGVPFQQVPRSVESSKWFSRPAGCTWTEHQRDRHVPRRRPAHPGLLPDGQGWVQYLPFDDPRVRHISGGALTDADKIRHISQELPDAKVLEHSTDDSAFPPAEAPCVDTEPSKRSLNEPDDGNRGYSSLHKDSDGSVASDQSGNVPQLRKDLPHMVSQTRPTGQSPNSGQGFSETVTQVKKIEPSMDGDGKKSSKRRLNETIFCLVSVPLHLQPNGDSFDQNNNEKPPGAEETSAGSNAADLPSQQPLNASLADLELETLTRDATNGRDPKKAAPTTVREELQPLRLNDQQELHSPGAWPGDQYRDRETQTSCPEGTKGTPQGLPDPQALEQGRSAPDTTTDSGAGADCSTYGYPIKGQKKLHPSSNSAFSRTAIFSSQLKKSAAQPPPSGKPEEVAYVSARRSESRPPPINAPEAFGQFLLKPVSRRPWDAIEELESFNKELQAQIGKRSSVDQCIEDLDKAYLDILELGAAVGNDESPKTRDSDYNRESRHAAEEPTRKPDKAHCAFEGWAVGADPDRGEVKSTFSRPPGRTVSLGKQPNEPSFRDYSLQSQIPQGSAGDYGASKTDIPVLKESLLRDVGLTVYTETPGGTRHPMQDASTLTSPPNYEDVCHALQLSRERAAPDEHKSENVGTASHSSFRTFGLSTASRQEVSSSRVDTERKVKKENLVCRPSEETSTDAPPSKSQNSRFWIRGVHSVASADEGMNRSASDEDDEPDHFDWRKQLPLAEKDLEALLINEKANSLPPEDLSNLYEVKCAEGIPEKESIEERAARILGIEVPPESLAVGDQKAGSDGGTEPDEAIESDPGRTEEPPESSVEGEISQVQSRYEEVSGESIYQNGPEQEAEEEVMESGGDSGLSGVMEGNDAEQQVEQDPVQPEVLPDEPLLPVPTTANELSLSGDENGHNDPQVVEAPQDETAASPCQVEVEHPIKVTEVEPECHTIHFGAQSFDLEEEVEGEGEGEVGRDAEGEATPERQPSPIHTLSLAAQPPPRNATVAKREITLPPDFSDSSLEADLLDEEVPPFSDSYDPSRVERV from the exons ATTCTACAATGGGGCCAGGGGAATGTACACCCAGCCGAGGGGCGAGAGGGACGTGTCCTACTGGCGGAGGCGCGGGCAGGACTTCAGCGTGCTGCTGGATTACGCTGACTGCAGGGAGCCCAGGGGGAGCGGCTTCGTGAGGCCCCCGGATGGGGCACGGCGCACTCAGGAGAGACAGTACTGGGATGAAAGGGAGAGGGACTACTGGAGGGCGACCGGGGATAGGAGGTGCCAAAGCCTGGGGCCGGAGGGGTGGAGACCGACGGCCTCTCTGGGGCGGCAGCTGTCCGACTGCGAGGGCGAGAGGCGGGGCCAAGAGCAGCGCCACCTCGGCACTCCGGAGGGCCCCGTTGACCCCCGGACCAAGGGGAAGTCCCTGTCCCTGCCCAGGGTGCTGTCGCCAGAGAGCCTACAGTACGTGGACGTGTCCGCAGTCGGGCAGAGCGTGTTCGCCGGTCAGAGGCTCAATGGCAGCCTCCCTCACGGGCCTCCTGGGAGATACCATGGCGAGAGCGGCAGccgggggtggtggggggagaaCGGCTGGCCGGTCGCCCCTGGCAGTCATGGCGCACCTTTGCCGAAACCTAGGTTCAGCAGGCCCCTCAAGCCCCCATCCTACGAGGCCCACCAGCAGACGTGGGGCAGCTCAGAAATGCTGGCCGGGGATCACGGGCTCCAGCCACAAGACAGGTCCCCATACGCCCCCAGGCAGGACTACTTCGCGCACGAGCCTGCAGGGTCCAGCGTGGAGCCCCCGGTGTACATACCCCCGCCGTCGTACGAGAGACCTCTGCTGCAGAGGGCCCCCCAAAAGAACTATGCCGACATGTCAGACTACAGGCTGAAAGGGGTGCCATTTCAGCAGGTCCCCCGAAGCGTGGAGTCCAGCAAGTGGTTTTCCAGACCGGCGGGGTGCACCTGGACGGAACACCAGAGGGACAGACATGTACCCCGCAGGAGACCGGCGCATCCGGGACTCTTGCCGGACGGCCAGGGGTGGGTGCAGTACCTGCCCTTCGACGACCCGCGCGTGAGACACATCTCGGGAGGCGCCCTGACAGACGCCGACAAAATCAGACACATCAGCCAAGAGCTTCCAGATGCTAAAGTGTTGGAACATTCTACAGACGACAGTGCCTTTCCCCCTGCAGAGGCACCATGTGTCGATACAGAGCCGAGCAAAAGGTCTCTGAATGAACCTGACGACGGCAATAGAGGGTACAGCAGTTTGCACAAAGACAGTGACGGCTCCGTAGCCTCTGACCAAAGTGGTAACGTTCCACAGCTTCGGAAGGACCTGCCTCACATGGTTTCGCAGACTAGACCAACTGGGCAGAGCCCAAATTCGGGCCAAGGCTTCTCTGAAACCGTGACGCAGGTGAAAAAAATCGAGCCCAGTATGGACGGAGACGGGAAGAAGAGCTCAAAGAGGAGACTCAACGAAACCATATTCTGCCTGGTGTCCGTACCCCTTCACCTACAGCCAAACGGGGACAGCTTCGACCAGAACAACAACGAGAAACCGCCAGGTGCAGAGGAAACTTCTGCTGGAAGTAACGCCGCCGACCTGCCGAGCCAGCAGCCTCTGAACGCGTCCCTGGCTGATTTGGAGCTGGAGACGCTCACCAGGGATGCGACGAATGGGAGGGACCCGAAAAAGGCCGCGCCCACGACGGTGAGGGAAGAATTGCAGCCCCTCCGGCTGAACGACCAACAGGAGCTGCACTCCCCTGGGGCCTGGCCTGGGGACCAGTACAGAGACCGGGAGACACAGACAAGCTGCCCCGAGGGAACCAAGGGCACCCCACAGGGCCTACCAGATCCGCAAGCATTAGAACAGGGCCGTTCTGCCCCCGACACCACCACAGACAGTGGCGCAGGCGCCGACTGCAGCACCTATGGATATCCCATCAAGGGGCAAAAGAAGCTGCACCCATCCAGCAACAGCGCTTTCTCCAGGACGGCAATCTTCTCCAGCCAGCTTAAGAAGAGCGCAGCTCAGCCGCCGCCCTCGGGAAAACCAGAGGAGGTGGCCTACGTCTCGGCTCGGAGAAGCGAGAGCAGACCGCCGCCCATTAATGCTCCAGAGGCTTTCGGGCAGTTCCTGCTGAAGCCGGTTAGCCGACGCCCCTGGGACGCCATTGAGGAGCTGGAATCGTTCAACAAGGAGCTCCAGGCCCAGATCGGCAAGCGTTCCAGCGTGGACCAGTGCATCGAGGACCTGGACAAGGCCTACCTGGACATTCTGGAGTTGGGCGCTGCAGTCGGGAACGACGAGAGCCCCAAGACGCGAGATTCAGACTACAACAGGGAGAGCAGGCATGCAGCAGAAGAGCCCACCAGAAAGCCTGACAAAGCCCATTGTGCTTTCGAGGGCTGGGCCGTGGGGGCAGACCCCGACCGCGGGGAGGTGAAGAGCACATTCTCCAGGCCGCCAGGAAGGACGGTGAGCCTCGGCAAGCAGCCGAATGAGCCCAGCTTCAGAGACTACAGCCTCCAGTCTCAAATCCCGCAAGGATCAGCGGGTGACTACGGGGCCTCGAAGACGGACATCCCCGTCCTGAAAGAGTCTCTGCTGAGAGATGTGGGGCTGACAGTGTACACCGAAACACCAGGGGGCACCAGACACCCAATGCAGGATGCCTCCACGCTCACCAGCCCCCCCAACTATGAGGACGTGTGCCACGCTTTACAGCTGTCCCGAGAGAGAGCGGCTCCGGACGAGCACAAATCAGAAAACGTCGGCACGGCTTCTCACAGCTCGTTTAGGACTTTTGGCCTCAGCACAGCATCCAGACAGGAAGTTTCCAGCTCTAGAGTAGACACTGAAAGAAAGGTAAAGAAAGAGAACTTGGTATGCAGACCCAGCGAGGAAACAAGCACAGATGCTCCTCCTTCCAAAAGTCAAAACAGCAGGTTCTGGATCAGAGGGGTTCATAGTGTTGCCAGTGCCGATGAAGGTATGAACAGGTCAGCCTCCGATGAGGATGACGAGCCTGATCACTTCGATTGGAGGAAGCAGCTGCCGTTGGCGGAGAAGGATTTGGAAGCTCTGCTGATCAATGAGAAGGCCAACAGCCTGCCCCCGGAGGACCTGAGCAATCTGTACGAGGTGAAGTGTGCCGAGGGGATCCCAGAGAAGGAGTCGATCGAGGAGAGGGCGGCCAGGATTCTGGGAATAGAGGTGCCTCCCGAGTCCCTTGCCGTGGGCGACCAGAAAGCAGGGAGCGATGGAGGCACAGAGCCTGACGAAGCCATTGAAAGCGATCCCGGGAGGACTGAAGAACCTCCAGAGAGTAGCGTTGAAGGAGAGATATCGCAAGTGCAAAGCCGGTATGAAGAAGTGAGTGGGGAGTCCATATATCAGAATGGACCTGAGCAAGAGGCGGAGGAAGAGGTGATGGAATCTGGAGGGGACAGTGGCCTCAGTGGGGTGATGGAGGGGAACGATGCGGAGCAGCAGGTAGAGCAAGACCCAGTCCAGCCCGAGGTTCTGCCCGATGAACCACTTCTGCCTGTGCCCACTACTGCCAACGAGCTCTCCCTGAGCGGTGATGAAAACGGGCACAACGACCCCCAGGTGGTCGAGGCCCCACAGGACGAGACAGCTGCCTCACCCTGTCAGGTAGAGGTGGAGCACCCCATCAAGGTAACAGAGGTGGAGCCCGAATGCCACACAATACACTTTGGTGCCCAGAGCTTCGACCTAGAGGAGGAAGTCGAGGGGGAAGGcgagggagaggtggggagggaTGCCGAGGGTGAGGCGACACCAGAGCGGCAGCCTAGCCCCATCCACACCCTCTCATTGGCCGCCCAGCCACCGCCTCGCAACGCCACTGTGGCTAAAAGGGAGATCACCCTACCCCCTGACTTCAGTGACTCCTCACTAGAGGCGGACCTACTGGACGAGGAGGTCCCGCCCTTTTCAG ATTCCTACGACCCCAGCCGAGTTGAAAGAGTTTAG